In one window of Gemmatimonadota bacterium DNA:
- a CDS encoding sigma-54-dependent Fis family transcriptional regulator, giving the protein MARNRILIVDDDAAIRFGLRDFLETRGYRVEEAATALAAEQAFRAAPPDAVISDYRLPDGDALQLLPRLRAIADQVPVILLTGHGSVELAVQAMKEGAEHFLTKPVTLPALLVVLERSLEHQRNRQQQLARKARQERRTVDPFLGTSAAIRTLAAEARRVAGAERPVYLRGETGTGKGVVARWLHAHGPRADEAFVDLNCAGLPRELVESELFGHERGAFTGAVQSKVGLLDLAHRGTLFLDEIGDMEPALQPKFLKVLEEQRFRRVGDVRDRQVDLQLIAATHQDLAARVTGGQFRGDLYFRISTLPLAVPALRDRVEDIPALARVLLDGLAQDIGRPAIGLAPDALAALAHYPWPGNIRELRNVLERAALLGDGTELRAADLRFEAGFGAPPAAAAPDLGGLTLKELERQQIERVLREEKGKVEPAARRLGIPRSSLYQKLKQYQIAVPRA; this is encoded by the coding sequence ATGGCGCGCAACCGCATTCTCATCGTGGATGACGACGCCGCCATCCGGTTCGGCCTGCGCGACTTCCTCGAGACCCGGGGGTACCGGGTGGAGGAGGCGGCCACCGCCCTGGCGGCGGAGCAGGCATTCCGCGCCGCGCCCCCTGACGCCGTCATCAGCGACTACCGCCTCCCCGACGGCGACGCGTTGCAGCTGCTGCCGCGCCTGCGCGCCATCGCCGACCAGGTGCCGGTCATCCTGCTCACCGGGCACGGCTCCGTGGAGCTCGCGGTCCAGGCCATGAAGGAAGGCGCCGAGCACTTCCTGACCAAGCCGGTCACGCTGCCGGCCCTGCTGGTGGTGCTGGAGCGGAGCCTGGAGCACCAGCGCAACCGGCAGCAGCAGCTGGCCCGCAAGGCACGGCAGGAGCGCCGCACGGTCGACCCGTTTCTCGGCACCAGCGCCGCCATCCGGACCCTGGCGGCGGAGGCGCGCCGGGTCGCGGGGGCGGAGCGGCCGGTGTACCTTCGCGGCGAGACCGGGACCGGCAAGGGCGTGGTGGCGCGCTGGCTCCACGCCCACGGCCCCCGGGCGGACGAGGCCTTCGTGGACCTCAACTGCGCCGGCCTCCCCCGCGAACTGGTGGAGTCGGAGCTGTTCGGACACGAGCGCGGCGCCTTCACCGGCGCGGTGCAGAGCAAGGTGGGGCTGCTCGACCTGGCCCACCGGGGCACGCTGTTCCTGGACGAGATCGGGGACATGGAGCCCGCGCTCCAGCCCAAGTTCCTCAAGGTGCTCGAGGAACAGCGCTTCCGGCGGGTCGGGGATGTCCGGGACCGGCAGGTGGACCTGCAGCTCATCGCGGCCACCCACCAGGACCTCGCGGCCCGGGTGACCGGTGGCCAGTTCCGGGGCGACCTGTACTTCCGGATCAGCACCCTTCCGCTGGCGGTGCCGGCGCTGCGGGACCGGGTGGAAGACATCCCCGCGCTGGCCCGCGTGCTGCTGGACGGCCTGGCGCAGGACATCGGGCGGCCGGCCATCGGCCTGGCCCCCGACGCCCTCGCGGCGTTGGCCCACTACCCGTGGCCGGGCAACATCCGGGAGCTGCGCAACGTGCTGGAGCGCGCCGCCCTGCTGGGCGACGGCACCGAGCTGCGCGCGGCGGACCTCCGCTTCGAGGCCGGCTTCGGCGCGCCGCCCGCCGCCGCGGCACCGGACCTGGGGGGGCTCACGCTCAAGGAGCTGGAGCGCCAGCAGATCGAGCGGGTGCTGCGCGAGGAAAAGGGCAAGGTGGAGCCGGCCGCGCGGCGGCTCGGCATCCCCCGCAGTTCGCTGTACCAGAAACTCAAGCAGTACCAGATCGCGGTGCCCAGGGCGTAG
- a CDS encoding DUF1572 family protein, whose amino-acid sequence MSDELGALYLRDAIERFKAHKKLGERAIAQVYDGGLARTLDPNANSIAVLVKHLAGNMRSRWTGFLTTDGEKPDRDRDAEFVVAPDVSRAEVLQWWDDGWARLFEALGALRPADLTRTVLIRGQPHSALAAINIQLAHYAYHVGQIVQLARHLAGAQWQTLSVPRRKPS is encoded by the coding sequence ATGTCCGACGAGCTTGGTGCCCTGTACCTGCGGGACGCCATCGAGCGCTTCAAGGCCCACAAGAAGCTGGGGGAGCGGGCCATCGCGCAGGTGTACGATGGCGGGCTGGCGCGCACCCTCGACCCAAACGCCAACAGCATCGCCGTCCTGGTGAAGCACCTGGCCGGCAACATGCGCTCGCGCTGGACCGGCTTCCTCACCACCGACGGCGAGAAGCCGGATCGCGACCGCGACGCCGAGTTCGTCGTGGCGCCCGACGTGTCGCGGGCGGAGGTGCTGCAGTGGTGGGACGACGGCTGGGCCCGGCTGTTCGAGGCCCTCGGCGCCCTCCGGCCGGCCGACCTGACCCGGACGGTGCTCATTCGGGGCCAGCCCCACAGCGCGCTCGCGGCCATCAACATCCAGCTGGCCCACTACGCCTATCACGTGGGGCAGATCGTGCAGCTGGCCCGGCACCTCGCGGGGGCGCAGTGGCAGACGCTGTCGGTGCCGCGGCGGAAGCCCTCGTGA
- a CDS encoding thrombospondin type 3 repeat-containing protein, whose amino-acid sequence MRWIPATLLALAAAPLVAQAPGTVEVGAFGRFSHYDSDLNFDDRVGVGGRLGIFVLTNLALEADAAYNPTYTSTDVYVRNFPLHGRLVYNLPIGGHTAFLLGGGYAHNLFRKGYEESKGGPGALAGLRLGTGGTLSIRLDGTLDYIASAESKGGPFPALGVQQADHNLNWGFQAGLSLLLGKHGDGDRDQDGVPDSADQCPATPVGDKVDASGCSLPKDADGDGVTDNLDRCPATPAGDRVDATGCSLPKDADGDGVVDAADKCPNTPAGTAVDATGCPKDSDGDGVVDAADRCPNTPAGTAVDANGCPKDSDGDGVLDAADTCPNTPAGTAVDATGCPADSDGDGVLNAVDKCPDTPAGTTVDAVGCAALFQAGQPLVLEGVNFETGKAVLLPASTAVLDRVAESLANNPDVTVEVGGHTDNTGSRATNTRLSAARANAVRDYLIGKGIDGARLTAKGYGPDQPVQENTTVAGRAANRRVELSRTN is encoded by the coding sequence ATGCGTTGGATTCCCGCCACCCTGCTGGCCCTGGCCGCCGCGCCGCTGGTGGCGCAGGCGCCGGGGACGGTCGAAGTCGGCGCGTTCGGCCGCTTCTCCCACTACGACTCCGACCTGAACTTCGACGACCGCGTGGGCGTCGGCGGCCGGCTCGGCATCTTCGTCCTCACGAACCTCGCCCTCGAGGCCGACGCCGCCTACAACCCCACCTACACGTCCACCGACGTGTACGTGCGCAACTTCCCGCTGCACGGGCGGCTGGTGTACAACCTGCCGATCGGCGGCCACACGGCCTTCCTGCTGGGCGGCGGCTATGCCCACAACCTCTTCCGCAAGGGGTACGAGGAGAGCAAGGGCGGCCCGGGCGCGCTGGCGGGCCTGCGGCTCGGCACCGGCGGCACCCTGAGCATCCGGCTCGACGGCACGCTCGACTACATCGCCTCGGCCGAGAGCAAGGGCGGCCCGTTCCCGGCGCTGGGCGTCCAGCAGGCCGACCACAACCTCAACTGGGGCTTCCAGGCCGGCCTGTCGCTGCTGCTCGGCAAGCACGGCGACGGCGACCGTGACCAGGACGGCGTGCCTGACTCGGCCGACCAGTGCCCGGCCACCCCGGTCGGGGACAAGGTCGATGCCAGCGGCTGCTCGCTGCCCAAGGACGCCGACGGCGATGGCGTGACCGACAACCTCGACCGCTGCCCGGCGACCCCGGCCGGCGACCGGGTGGACGCCACCGGCTGCTCGCTGCCCAAGGATGCCGACGGCGACGGCGTGGTGGACGCGGCGGACAAGTGCCCGAACACCCCGGCCGGCACGGCGGTGGATGCCACCGGCTGCCCGAAGGACAGCGACGGCGACGGCGTGGTGGATGCGGCGGACCGGTGCCCGAACACCCCGGCCGGCACGGCGGTGGATGCCAATGGCTGCCCGAAGGACAGCGATGGCGACGGCGTGCTCGATGCGGCCGACACGTGCCCCAACACCCCGGCCGGCACGGCGGTGGATGCCACGGGCTGCCCGGCGGACAGTGACGGGGACGGCGTGCTGAACGCCGTGGACAAGTGCCCGGACACCCCGGCGGGGACCACGGTGGACGCGGTGGGCTGCGCGGCGCTGTTCCAGGCGGGCCAGCCGCTGGTGCTCGAGGGCGTGAACTTCGAGACCGGGAAGGCCGTGCTGCTGCCGGCATCGACGGCGGTGCTCGACCGGGTGGCGGAGTCGCTGGCGAACAACCCGGACGTGACCGTCGAGGTGGGCGGGCACACGGACAACACCGGGTCGCGGGCCACGAACACCCGGCTGTCGGCGGCGCGGGCCAACGCGGTGCGCGACTACCTGATCGGGAAGGGCATTGACGGGGCCCGGCTGACGGCCAAGGGGTACGGCCCGGACCAGCCGGTGCAGGAGAACACCACGGTGGCGGGCCGCGCGGCCAACCGCCGGGTGGAGCTGAGCCGCACCAACTGA
- a CDS encoding NAD(P)H-binding protein, with amino-acid sequence MSLAFVAGATGYTGREVVRALRARGIETVAHVRPDSARLAEWRDRFATLGARTDATPWDGRALTQALTMLRPDAVFALLGTTRGRAAEAARAGRDEGYEAVDYGLTMVLYHAAALSGGTPRFVYLSSAGVRESGGNAYLQVRARVERALREGPLPWVSARPSFITGPDRDEVRLGERIGAKVVDGLLGAAALLGGRRLWARYRSTTNAALAEALVRLAFDAGRVNRVVESEELR; translated from the coding sequence GTGAGCCTGGCGTTCGTGGCGGGCGCCACCGGGTACACCGGGCGCGAGGTGGTCCGGGCGCTCCGCGCACGCGGGATCGAGACCGTGGCCCACGTCCGGCCCGACTCGGCTCGCCTCGCCGAGTGGCGCGACCGCTTCGCGACGCTGGGGGCGCGGACCGATGCCACCCCGTGGGATGGCCGCGCCCTGACCCAGGCGCTCACCATGCTCCGGCCCGATGCGGTGTTCGCGCTGCTGGGCACCACGCGCGGGCGGGCCGCGGAGGCCGCCCGCGCGGGTCGGGACGAAGGCTATGAGGCCGTCGACTACGGCCTCACCATGGTGCTGTACCACGCCGCGGCGTTGTCGGGCGGGACGCCGCGCTTTGTCTACCTCTCCTCCGCCGGGGTGCGCGAGTCCGGCGGGAATGCCTACCTGCAGGTGCGGGCGCGGGTGGAGCGGGCGCTGCGGGAGGGTCCGCTCCCCTGGGTGTCGGCGCGCCCCTCGTTCATCACCGGGCCGGACCGGGACGAGGTCCGCCTGGGTGAGCGGATCGGCGCGAAGGTGGTCGACGGCCTGCTCGGGGCGGCGGCGCTGCTTGGCGGGAGGCGGCTATGGGCGCGTTATCGCTCCACGACCAACGCGGCGCTGGCGGAGGCGCTGGTGCGGCTGGCGTTCGATGCGGGCCGGGTGAACCGCGTGGTGGAGTCGGAGGAGCTGCGGTAA
- the priA gene encoding primosomal protein N', translated as MTPAFGLVALPLPLAQPYSYRVPESLADRVVPGARVVVPVRQREVVGVVVALTDEAPAQAARDILAAPDDEPALPAALLETARWIAGYYGAPLGLTLRAMLPGALWGESRVLVALTGRAVPGGVAGEVGAYLERKGGAVAVATIARALKRPVWDPINRLARVGAVSLTVEAADTDAARQTERVAALAETLPSLAERETLFRRSPAQRALLEALEELGGRAPVRHLLDQLGLSRAGLDALVQRGLVGIEEVEAARDPFRDLPSSPPPPTPTPAQVAALAQIAALAPGDGALLFGVTGSGKTLVYLEAIRAALAAGRGALLLVPEIALTPQTVSRVRGVFGDQVAVLHSGLSDGERADAWRALRRGERRVAVGARSAVFAPVRDLGVIVVDEEHEASYKNGEAPRYHARDVALVRARLEGARLVLGSATPSPESMHRVGPRLTLVRLPERAGLQPLPPVELVDLRSAPRVREAGPLPWTAPLDAAVLTALARQEQVLLLLNRRGYAATLQCQACGAVRQCGQCSISLTVHQAPAGLRCHYCGHDEPIPAACVECGGAVQRMRGVGTQQLERFLAGRFPEARLARMDLDTTSTRWSHQAILDRVGRGEVDILLGTQMIAKGLDFPNVTLVGVVDADTGLHLPDFRAAERTFQLLAQVAGRAGRGPKGGRVVIQTANPAHYALTMAARHDTEGFLHLLLEERQAPPYPPLAALVNVVVSGEVDTQVADGAAEVAAWCTRLVEHQALPVSVLGPAPCALGRIKARWRWHLVLRGESDALGRIVRYATGRLPTPDGTRVVLDRDPVSLL; from the coding sequence ATGACCCCGGCGTTCGGGCTGGTGGCGCTCCCCCTGCCACTGGCCCAGCCCTACAGCTATCGCGTTCCCGAGAGCCTTGCCGACCGGGTGGTACCGGGCGCGCGCGTGGTGGTGCCGGTCCGCCAGCGCGAGGTGGTGGGCGTCGTCGTGGCGCTCACCGACGAGGCCCCGGCCCAGGCGGCGCGCGACATCCTCGCCGCGCCGGATGACGAGCCCGCCCTCCCCGCCGCCCTGCTCGAGACCGCGCGCTGGATCGCCGGCTACTACGGCGCGCCGCTCGGCCTGACCCTCCGGGCCATGCTGCCGGGGGCCCTCTGGGGCGAATCGCGGGTGCTGGTGGCGCTCACCGGCCGCGCGGTCCCCGGGGGCGTGGCGGGCGAGGTCGGCGCCTACCTGGAGCGGAAGGGCGGGGCGGTGGCGGTGGCCACGATCGCCCGGGCACTCAAGCGGCCGGTCTGGGACCCGATCAACCGGCTGGCCCGGGTGGGGGCGGTGTCCCTGACGGTGGAGGCGGCCGACACCGACGCGGCAAGGCAGACGGAACGCGTGGCCGCGCTGGCGGAGACGCTCCCCTCGCTCGCGGAGCGGGAGACGCTGTTCCGGCGGAGCCCCGCGCAGCGCGCCCTGCTTGAGGCGCTGGAGGAGTTGGGTGGCCGCGCGCCGGTGCGGCACCTGCTCGACCAGCTGGGGCTCTCCCGGGCCGGCCTCGACGCCCTGGTGCAGCGCGGGCTGGTGGGCATCGAGGAGGTCGAGGCCGCCCGCGACCCGTTCCGCGACCTGCCATCCTCCCCGCCGCCCCCCACACCGACCCCGGCGCAGGTGGCCGCCCTCGCGCAGATCGCCGCGCTGGCGCCCGGCGACGGGGCGCTGTTGTTCGGGGTCACGGGGAGCGGCAAGACCCTGGTCTACCTCGAGGCCATCCGCGCCGCGCTCGCGGCGGGCCGCGGGGCGCTGCTCCTGGTGCCGGAGATCGCCCTCACGCCGCAGACGGTGAGCCGGGTGCGCGGCGTCTTCGGCGACCAGGTGGCGGTGCTCCACAGCGGTCTCTCGGACGGGGAGCGGGCCGACGCCTGGCGGGCGCTCCGTCGCGGGGAGCGGCGGGTGGCGGTGGGCGCGCGGTCGGCGGTGTTCGCCCCGGTCCGGGACCTCGGCGTGATCGTGGTGGACGAGGAGCACGAGGCCAGCTACAAGAACGGTGAGGCGCCGCGCTACCATGCCCGCGACGTGGCGCTGGTGCGGGCCCGCCTGGAAGGGGCCCGGCTGGTGCTCGGGAGCGCCACGCCCTCGCCCGAGAGCATGCACCGGGTGGGACCACGGCTCACCCTGGTGCGGCTGCCGGAACGCGCCGGCCTGCAGCCGCTTCCGCCGGTGGAGCTGGTGGACCTGCGCTCCGCCCCCCGCGTGCGCGAGGCCGGCCCGCTGCCCTGGACGGCGCCGCTCGACGCCGCGGTGCTCACCGCCCTGGCGCGGCAGGAGCAGGTGCTGCTGCTGCTCAACCGCCGCGGCTACGCCGCCACGCTGCAGTGCCAGGCCTGTGGCGCGGTGCGCCAGTGCGGCCAGTGCAGCATCTCGCTCACGGTGCACCAGGCCCCGGCGGGGCTGCGCTGCCACTACTGCGGCCACGACGAGCCGATCCCGGCGGCCTGCGTCGAGTGCGGCGGGGCGGTGCAGCGGATGCGCGGGGTCGGGACCCAGCAGCTGGAGCGGTTCCTCGCCGGGCGGTTTCCGGAGGCGCGCCTGGCGCGGATGGACCTCGACACCACCAGCACCCGCTGGTCGCACCAGGCGATCCTCGACCGGGTGGGCCGCGGCGAGGTCGACATCCTCCTCGGGACGCAGATGATCGCCAAGGGGCTCGACTTCCCCAACGTGACGCTCGTCGGCGTGGTCGACGCCGACACCGGGCTGCACCTGCCGGACTTCCGCGCCGCGGAGCGTACCTTCCAGCTGCTGGCGCAGGTGGCCGGCCGGGCGGGGCGGGGCCCAAAGGGCGGGCGGGTCGTGATCCAGACCGCGAACCCCGCGCACTACGCCCTGACGATGGCCGCCCGGCACGACACCGAGGGGTTCCTGCACCTGCTGCTGGAGGAGCGGCAAGCGCCGCCCTATCCGCCGCTCGCCGCGCTGGTGAATGTGGTGGTCTCGGGGGAGGTGGACACCCAGGTGGCCGATGGCGCGGCAGAGGTGGCCGCCTGGTGCACGCGCCTGGTGGAGCACCAGGCCCTGCCGGTGAGCGTGCTGGGCCCGGCGCCCTGCGCGCTGGGCCGGATCAAGGCACGCTGGCGCTGGCACCTGGTGCTGCGTGGCGAGTCCGACGCGCTGGGCCGGATCGTGCGCTACGCCACCGGCCGTCTCCCCACGCCGGACGGAACCCGGGTGGTGCTGGACCGGGATCCGGTGAGCCTGCTGTAG
- a CDS encoding GTP-binding protein: MTVLEKKICMMGAPGVGKTSLVRRFVDSVFSEKYLSTIGVKIDKKSVAVNDHTLNLMLWDLQGEERYQWVRLQYLKGASGYILVADGTRQDTLEVALGLQENAAGRAEELPFVLCLNKADLWGQWGISATQQEWLKEKGWTIFQTSAKTGEGVEDAFVSLSRQILARGS; the protein is encoded by the coding sequence ATGACGGTCCTGGAGAAGAAGATCTGCATGATGGGCGCGCCCGGCGTCGGCAAGACCAGCCTGGTGCGGCGCTTCGTCGACAGCGTCTTCTCCGAGAAGTACCTCTCGACCATCGGCGTCAAGATCGACAAGAAGAGCGTGGCGGTGAACGACCACACGCTCAACCTCATGTTGTGGGACCTGCAAGGCGAGGAACGCTACCAGTGGGTCCGGCTGCAGTACCTCAAGGGCGCCTCGGGCTACATCCTCGTGGCCGACGGCACCCGGCAGGACACCCTCGAGGTGGCCCTCGGCCTGCAGGAGAATGCCGCGGGCCGCGCCGAGGAGCTGCCCTTCGTCCTGTGCCTCAACAAGGCCGACCTGTGGGGCCAGTGGGGGATCAGCGCCACCCAGCAGGAATGGCTCAAGGAAAAAGGCTGGACCATCTTCCAGACCAGCGCCAAGACCGGCGAGGGAGTGGAAGACGCGTTCGTTTCGCTCTCCCGCCAGATCCTCGCGCGCGGCAGCTGA
- a CDS encoding GTP-binding protein, with translation MLQKKLCMLGAVGVGKTSLVRRFVESLFSERYQATVGVKIDRKVVTVGPDTLNLMLWDLQGEAEHQAARLEYLRGSAGYLVVADATRRATLEVAHSLVARAGDLLPGIPWLLVVNKTDLAAEAQVTAGDLATLRAEGWTVYETSARTGAGVDETFGELARRLLAAHAPAAEA, from the coding sequence GTGCTCCAGAAGAAGCTCTGCATGCTGGGCGCGGTCGGCGTGGGCAAGACCAGCCTGGTGCGCCGGTTCGTGGAGAGCCTGTTCTCCGAGCGCTACCAGGCCACGGTGGGCGTGAAGATCGACCGCAAGGTCGTCACCGTCGGGCCCGACACGCTCAACCTCATGCTGTGGGACCTGCAGGGCGAGGCCGAGCACCAGGCGGCGCGGCTGGAGTACCTGCGGGGCTCGGCCGGCTACCTCGTGGTGGCGGACGCCACGCGCCGGGCCACCCTCGAGGTGGCCCACAGCCTGGTGGCGCGCGCCGGGGACCTCCTGCCCGGGATCCCCTGGCTCCTCGTGGTGAACAAGACCGACCTCGCGGCCGAGGCGCAGGTGACGGCGGGCGATCTTGCCACCCTCCGCGCGGAGGGGTGGACGGTGTACGAGACCAGCGCCCGCACCGGCGCGGGCGTGGACGAAACCTTCGGCGAGCTCGCCCGGCGGCTGCTCGCGGCACATGCACCAGCGGCGGAGGCCTAG
- a CDS encoding response regulator transcription factor produces MRYDPSSPEATRRLLLVHGERGIRFSVADYFRMRGFEVHEAEDPETAWNQLGVTAYDVMLTDYHFGRRAAEGIALAARARLAVHPPVVCLLAPPLEPDEALAASHAVDLLITRPRPLPDLAELLFTLLRDRAAAPSPPTARG; encoded by the coding sequence ATGCGTTACGATCCTTCGTCCCCCGAGGCCACCCGGCGCCTGCTGCTCGTCCACGGCGAGCGCGGCATCCGCTTCTCCGTGGCGGACTATTTCCGGATGCGCGGGTTCGAGGTGCACGAGGCCGAGGACCCCGAGACCGCCTGGAATCAGCTCGGCGTCACCGCCTACGACGTGATGCTGACGGACTACCACTTCGGGCGGCGGGCGGCGGAAGGGATCGCGCTCGCGGCCCGGGCCCGCCTGGCCGTCCACCCGCCGGTGGTGTGCCTCCTTGCGCCGCCCCTCGAGCCGGACGAGGCGCTGGCCGCGAGCCACGCGGTGGACCTGCTGATCACCCGCCCCAGGCCCCTGCCGGACCTGGCCGAGTTGCTGTTCACGCTGCTGCGGGACCGCGCGGCAGCGCCTTCTCCCCCCACTGCACGAGGCTGA
- a CDS encoding dipeptide epimerase produces MEAEVLNLRTRHPFIISRGGQSDYRTIWVRLVDHDGVEGWGEAAPARIYGESTETVLASLQNYAEHLAASPFHLEDIERQWETQMRLNPAARCALSAALHDLMGKKLGVPVYQLWGLNPAKAPRSTFTIGIDTAEKLRQKVLEAEEYPILKIKLGTDRDVEILKTIRDLTAKELRVDANTGWNTKQAIRMLPVLEEFGVTVLEQPLPADDLDGLAQVTRHSRIPVIADESCLVAADIPRLVGKVDGINIKLAKCGSLREALRMIAIARAHHLMVMVGCMIESSIAITAAAHFTPLVDIVDLDGAALLANDPFAGATIAGGQVRLPTGPGLGLSRR; encoded by the coding sequence ATGGAAGCCGAGGTCCTGAACCTCCGGACCCGCCATCCGTTCATCATCTCGCGCGGGGGGCAGAGCGACTACCGGACCATCTGGGTGCGCCTGGTGGACCACGACGGCGTCGAGGGCTGGGGCGAGGCCGCGCCGGCGCGCATCTACGGCGAGTCGACCGAGACGGTGCTGGCCTCGCTGCAGAACTACGCCGAGCACCTGGCGGCGAGCCCATTCCACCTCGAGGACATCGAGCGCCAGTGGGAGACGCAGATGCGGCTCAACCCGGCCGCGCGCTGCGCCCTCTCCGCCGCGCTGCACGACCTCATGGGCAAGAAGCTCGGCGTCCCGGTGTACCAGCTGTGGGGCCTCAACCCGGCCAAGGCGCCCCGCTCCACCTTCACCATCGGGATCGACACCGCCGAGAAGCTGCGGCAGAAGGTGCTGGAGGCGGAGGAGTACCCGATCCTCAAGATCAAGCTCGGCACCGACCGGGACGTCGAGATCCTCAAGACCATCCGCGACCTCACGGCCAAGGAACTGCGGGTGGACGCCAACACCGGGTGGAACACCAAGCAGGCCATCCGGATGCTGCCGGTGCTCGAGGAGTTCGGGGTGACGGTGCTGGAGCAGCCGCTCCCCGCCGATGACCTCGACGGCCTGGCCCAGGTGACCCGGCACTCCCGCATCCCGGTGATCGCGGACGAGAGCTGCCTGGTGGCGGCCGACATCCCGCGACTGGTCGGCAAGGTGGACGGCATCAACATCAAGCTGGCCAAGTGCGGCAGCCTCCGGGAGGCGCTGCGGATGATCGCGATCGCCCGGGCGCACCACCTGATGGTCATGGTGGGCTGCATGATCGAGAGCTCGATCGCCATCACGGCGGCGGCGCACTTCACCCCGCTGGTGGACATCGTGGACCTCGATGGCGCGGCCCTGCTCGCCAACGACCCGTTCGCGGGCGCCACCATCGCCGGCGGCCAGGTCCGCCTGCCCACCGGTCCGGGGCTCGGCCTCAGCCGCCGATGA
- a CDS encoding MscL family protein has protein sequence MKGEFMKFLKEYGVIGLAIGVIIGGKAGELVKAIVDGLLMPVVGLVLPGGDWQTWTVGNFQIGLVLAALVNFVIVAWLVFMFSKKVLKEESVAKK, from the coding sequence ATGAAGGGCGAGTTCATGAAGTTCCTGAAGGAATACGGGGTCATCGGCCTCGCGATCGGCGTGATCATCGGCGGCAAGGCGGGCGAGCTGGTGAAGGCGATCGTGGATGGGCTGCTGATGCCGGTGGTCGGCCTGGTGCTGCCGGGCGGCGACTGGCAGACCTGGACGGTCGGGAATTTCCAGATTGGGCTGGTGCTGGCGGCGCTGGTGAACTTCGTGATCGTGGCCTGGCTGGTGTTCATGTTCTCCAAGAAGGTGCTCAAGGAAGAGTCCGTCGCCAAGAAGTAG
- a CDS encoding DUF481 domain-containing protein: MQSHVYGRLLALAMALVAAQPVLAQEAAPKRPWTLQTDFGFVNTSGNTSTTTLNAGEKASYTSGRWTLAQGFGAVYGRTEGTKSAESYTAGLRADYALTPRLALYGLGGWDRNEFAGISRRFEEGAGLSLKAVVQPRTSLTLEAGAAANQQRDLAGLSDNFASGRGALLFKQMLNAAAYFQQGAEVLQNFEDGSDTRVNSETALVAPLSSRIAFKAGYVIRFDNQPEPGFKKTDRYLTSGLQVVF, from the coding sequence ATGCAATCGCATGTGTACGGCCGGCTGCTGGCCCTCGCCATGGCCCTCGTGGCCGCGCAGCCGGTGCTGGCCCAGGAGGCCGCGCCGAAGCGGCCCTGGACGCTCCAGACCGACTTCGGCTTCGTCAATACGTCGGGGAACACCTCGACCACCACGCTCAACGCCGGCGAGAAGGCCAGCTACACCTCCGGGCGCTGGACCCTCGCGCAGGGCTTCGGGGCGGTCTATGGCCGCACCGAGGGCACCAAGTCCGCGGAGAGCTACACTGCGGGCCTGCGCGCCGACTACGCCCTGACGCCGCGACTGGCGCTGTACGGGCTGGGAGGGTGGGACCGCAATGAGTTCGCCGGCATCTCGCGGCGGTTCGAGGAGGGCGCCGGCCTGAGCCTCAAGGCCGTGGTCCAGCCGCGCACCTCCCTGACGCTGGAGGCCGGCGCCGCCGCCAACCAGCAGCGGGACCTGGCGGGCCTCAGCGACAACTTCGCCAGCGGCCGCGGGGCGCTGCTGTTCAAGCAGATGCTCAACGCGGCGGCGTACTTCCAGCAGGGGGCGGAGGTGCTGCAGAATTTCGAGGATGGCTCGGACACCCGGGTCAACTCGGAGACCGCGCTGGTGGCGCCGCTCTCCTCGCGCATCGCGTTCAAGGCGGGCTACGTCATTCGCTTCGACAACCAGCCGGAGCCCGGCTTCAAGAAGACCGACCGCTACCTCACCTCGGGGCTGCAGGTCGTGTTCTGA